ctgaaaaacatgttttcaggttattaaaaaatgatgcTTAAACAATATCTCAATCAGAATGACAAATCCTCCTTGTGATGAAGAACCAGGTGAAGTCTCATCAGAACAATGCGTGAACCCGCAATATTATAGTTaaccaaaactaaaaccattaaaaaaaaatgttacttgaaataaaaataaaaagatcacttttaactgaaatgaatctaaaagaaaactttttacatttttcatgtacATCAATCTGATGGACTAAAATATGTCAAacgaaaatttaaaaaacaaagtaataaaaacgaccaaaaaaccaaaacaaaattacaaaatcttacattttatttttatacggTTTTCACTTTAGTTTAGTAAAAGTgtgttttgtctttcttttctttttttaatgtctatatagttaattcattttagttaaatttttgtattttagttgtttattttatttctagtaATTTTATACGTCTTGTGTTTCCTCAAAGGGCATTTGTACACACCGTTCACAGCAGAGCATCACGATGCACACGATCATCATCACTGACGCGCCGACAGCAGCTCCGAGCAGCACTGATGGATGATGGAAACCTGGAAAGCAGTTTTATTGCCCAGAGGTTAGTCTTTCATAGTTTAGGAGATCTCAGATGTTGACATCATTACATACTGCACTTTGTCATtaatatattatctgcaagtagtTTTTTCAATAGAATGAatcacacttctttttcacaagggtaaaGACATCTTCTGTGATCTTTCTTGTCGATCAGATAAAgctgttgttttgtgtttctcaCTTGTCTCTTGTGTTGATGGGAAGGTCTGAAACTGTTGACTCGCTCTGCCGTAAGTGTTTGAGCTGAAACACTGCAGGACGTCCGTGTCTGTGAGGGACTGACGGGTGGTCAGGACGCTCTTCACTCCTGTGCTTCCTAGCGTCTCCTCTCTGATGGAGGTTTCTGTAGAGTTAGCGAGCACATGTCCAGACAGACGCCACTCTAGTGTAGGGCAGGGATTCCCATGAGCCTCACAGACACACGCGATTACACTGTTTCGGCTACAAGAGCTGGAGATTTTGGGTGCAGCTGAAAGAGAGAATATGATTGTTATGATAAAGATCTTGATGTCTCTACAGTGTAAAAcatgtttgttattttaatgataaaacactaaaaatgccacggtaaaaacatgttaacagCAAGTTCCCTAAGAATCTAACAGGACATTTCATGTATTTAAACGTTTgtatttacacatttgtaatgtgaTTAATgatgattaattttaaatataacattgaATTAGTATTTAGTATTCATTTAGCATCACTGAGatactatagtttttattaatactttaaatcagttttattttaatattttaaatttttattttagttaaagttttagtagttttgttgtttttgtcatttttagtagtttttgttcTTCAATATATGTCTTTATAGTTTtgattaatttgtaattatCTCTCTAGTGTGAAAAcaaattcataattttaatggtaaaacattaaaaatatcatcGTAAAAACATGTTAACTGGTTAAaagcaatatacggtgaaaaactaaTCAATCTAACATGAcaattcatgtaattttacaataaaatactgttcaatttacagtttttagaagtaaaaaagaacaagtaatcttatttaaatttattttaattaatttaatatgtaattcTGTGTTTTATGGTGATTGTCAGTAAGTTGGTAAATaagttaattacatttttttctttaaatttaaatttggttcataaaacctaaaatgtttactgtatttttttttacagtaaagatTCTAGCACTTAATACAAACAGCTGAGCATGTCACTGTGGACAAAAACGAATAAGTTCATGACAAAACCGAAGAAAAACCTGTAACTGAGAGCTAATAGAGTGATAAAGTAGAAAAAAGAGGAACAAGACACAATTTTAAAGTCTACAAAATGCCCCActgctgaaaattatattttactctTCTGACTACAGTAGTACTCAATTATAAATTTATCGTACCCCAGTGTTTGATCACTGCATTGAAGGGCTGCTGACAGATTCTTGTAATTTCACTGGTTTAAGTGCAGTTTCTCAAAGGTTTTATATTGAAACCTTGCATTTCAAAACACAGTAGTGTAATTTCAACATGTTGCTCATGTTGCTCTGAAAAGGGGAAACAAGTTTCCTGCTGTCTTTCCAtatgcattttctgtaaatgaaGATGTTAGTCACAGTTGTTTTGAAGCTGTTGCACCGCTGACTGTATAATCAATCACCGTCAACTTGTTTACAGCTGTCGTAATACTCTGTGATGCACACACCATATAAGATATTGCACCATATAGCATGCTGTGTAGTGTAGTTTATATGATAAGTTGTCTTTGACTTAAGCTATATGTCAAGTTTAAGTAAACTAAATGTCAAGTTTGTCATTTAAACATGCTTTTGTGGTTTTTGCAACTCCTTAGTAGTGTCTTTTCAGTGCTGAAAGTCATATTTTGACTGTGTGAACGAAAGTATAATTTGTATAAAGTATAATTTGCAACTTTTTCATGTCagttcacatttattttcaccaTAAACAATGCACTTTGCATTCAAATGCAATGCAGTCTAGAGCATTATGTATTTGCTGCAGTTACTGCAGTTATTGTATTGTTCACAGTATTTATGTTATCAGGATCAGATTAAGTTCAtcagattaaattaatttgagtTCTGTCTTTGTACTCACACTGAACATCAAGTTGAATTGTAGCGTTGCGTTGGCCATGCTGGTTTTGAGCATTACAGCTATACCATGCGCCGTGTGTAGGGTTTGTCACGATGTAGGTGTGATTATAACCAGTCTGGAGAAACTCAATTTGAGATCCAGTCTCTCTGTACCAGGTGTAGTTTACTGCTGGGTTTGCATCAGTCCTGCAGTTCAGAGCCACTGGTTTGCCCTCCATCACTGAGCTGGAGGGAAACACTGACAGCGATGTGTTTTTTGGggcatctgaaaaaaaaaagatgaggaATGTGTGGTTTAGCATTACAATGTTCACTTCACACTAGCTGTGTGTAAAAGTTAACTAGAATTTGTTGTAAACATTGTGTGAGTTTGTCATGCAGTCAGACAGAAACTGTCTTTCATTTCTCTGAGAACAATACTGGATGCCCAGAAGTCCAGCAGGTTAACAAGTGCTATTATATAAttacttttaagatttttaagatACCAGTAAAGACactaattatgaaataaaattaatagaaGTATATTAGCAATTAGACTCTTAATACTCACACTGGACGTCCAGCAGCACTGATGTGTTCTGAGTGCCGTGTTTGTTCTCAGCTCTACAGTAGTATCGTCCTCTGTGTGCCGGGTCAGTGTTGTTGATGGTCAGGTTTGCTCCGGTCTGAACTGGATTCAGGAGTTCTTCAGTGTCTCTGTACCAGGTGTAGTTCACTGCTGGGTTTGCATCACTGCTGCAGCTCAGAGTCACTGAACGACCCTCCAGAACTAAACCAGCTGGGTTTATCCTCACTGATGTGTTTTTAGGAGCATCTGATGGAGGAAAGAATCATTCAAGCTATTACTTTATgatttacaaaattaattatAGTTGATCATTCAGCAGAGATTGATATAATTCCTGTCTTACACTGAACTTGTATCATTTGGGACTCTTGTGTTGTGATCTTCTTCTGTAGCTGGTGTGTTGAAGAGCAGTTGAAAGTGACTCCGTGATGACGGTGAGAAACAGTGAAGTTCAGATCAGAGATGAGCTCAGTTTGGTTCTGATACTGCCGTCCTGTGACGTTCTCATTGAGAGACGAGCTCCATGTGAGAGACGGTGGACGAGACGGACAGAAGATCTTAGTAGAGCAGCGCAGACTCACTGAACTTCCCTCCATCACCTCCACCGTCTCCATCACCTCCTGCTGATCCTTAAAGACTCTCACTGTGGGTTTGGGTGGAGATCCTGAAACACATAGAGACGCAGTCAAATATTAAAAGATCTTATGGATCATTATATCCAATAATGAGGGTACATATTGTACAGTAgtagatttaattttaatttgagtcGAGTCACACTATAGAAGCAGCATGAACAATATGACACTCACCTAAGACGGCAACTTGGAAGGGTGGATTTGGTTTGAAGCTAAACTTCACTCCATCATCTTCAAGTCTGAAGTAATATGACCCATCATGACTCTGATTGACGTCATCGAAGCGTGTACTGCAGTTTTTCTGTGTAGCAGTGCCGAATATTTCTCCTTTAAATGGTCCAGTGTTGGGGCTGCTGGAGTCAAACACTTTAATTGCAGGGTTTCCTTCTTTAAACCATATTCTCTTTGCTCTGTCAGTGAGGAAACGTTCATATTGTTGATCAATATCAAATGTGCAGGGTATGAAAACGCAGGATCCTTTTACAGCTTCTACTGTCTGCGGCAGATTGAGAATGAACCCACAAAAAACACCTAAAACGCAAACGAAAGTAAGTAACAATACAAAGTTAATATGCAGGACAAACTTCTGCAGCACGTGTTGGTCATGAAAGTGCTTTCATAATAATTCAGTTTGTTAAAAAGAGGAATAATCTGTAAGAATGAGACCTTGTATCAGAGATCCAGTGAGGAGGAACGTCACCAATGTTTCCATCATTTACCTCATAGCagaatatgaaaacaaaatttatagaattaatatatatagagagagaaagagagagagaagtaacaataaattatttccCTTTTGTGACTCTGCATGAATTTATAGCTCTTATGTTggtataaacactttttttttttttcaagtttaagattagatttttttctagATATGCTAAAGattaataataaaaggacaTATCTTATCATGAACATGTTTCAAACCTTAACGTTTCAAAATCTCAAAACTACGGGAGTAAGTTTTACTGTGTTGTGTGTAAATGACTTACCAGAGAAGAGAGAAGACGACAGAAATCCTCTCAGAGCTCGAGCTGATGCTGCTGCACTGAATGGAGGAAGAACTGTGTGTGAAAACTACACGGTTTAACATGTATTAGTGTTTTTATCACTTCCCTTTAGTCAGAACTCGGTGACAGTAGCCTGACTGAGAAATCCATGCAAGTCTGTATGAACCTTACTGAAAATTCAacacatttctttatatttaggCAACTTGAAAACATTCATTGTGCTGTGAGATCCAGGGTTTTTGGTGATATGGAAATAATTCTCAACTCTCAGTATTCAGTGTTGAATCATATTTAAAACACCATGCTAAGACTCTTAAGATGTACAGGAGATGAGGaaacatttgcatttgatttattctCAAATATTGTATTACAGGCTGGTAATTCTTCACATGCTCTGTATTGTTTCACAGTTTCCATTAAATATGGAGCGAGGGAAATTGAAGATTAAATAGTCCATTGGCagatgctttctttttttttctattttatttttgtttattgtgaACAGTCATTTGAGTACAATCATAAAGCATATTTCAAGACACATTTAATGCTCAATGCAACCATAAAGTGTCTTTACAATGTGTAGATATGTGCaattaactaatgttttaaCTATAAATTATACTCAAATTTTGTTAAATTGTTTCAGAGTATaacctgttttctgttttacaaagaaaaataacatgttaaaaaaaGGGTAACTATATACATCCATGCAGGGTGAGAACATGTGTCCTAATTCAGTTCCATCCAAAATAACCTCAAATGACCTCcattatgtatatactgtagataTTAAACAGAGTACATGCATATTcgcaaacatatatatatatatatatatatatatatatacacacacatgtacatatatacacaagtatgtgttatatacattatatacataatCAGACCTTCTTTCTGATACATATTCAACCCATTTTCCCAGAAACACGTCCTTCTTTAAATTAACCAAAAAAGTGACCATCATATAAATCTTTATGGTAACATGTAAAGTTGGTCTctcttgttttaatcatttacttGTGATTGCTTTCTTACTGTCTGCCAAACGCACACCCATCAGGTATTTATTATCTGCTGTTATACTATATCTGGACATACGCAGCCAAAATACAGCAATTTGCTTTCTAGAGGTATGTctcttataaaaatatattcatgagCCTCCTGTGTTTCTTTCTAGTATTCTTGAATATGTATACATTTCCAAAATATGATAATGGTTTGCTTCATTACATGCACAGTTTTGCCAACATTTTGGAGAGTTACTACTGTATTTGGTCGTTTGTACCGGTGTTTTAAAATATCTACTAATGTTTTTCCAACAGTATTCCTTCCAATTTAATGAACTGGTTGATTTTCATTGAAATGTCCATATATTTGACCACTCTTCATCAGTAAAGATTATTTCATCCATTTCTCTTTAGTATAAGTTGTAGAGTGTGTTTTTCAAACTGTTGTATAGCAGAGAAACGATCCTATATCTAACACCTGATGTGTGTGCCTTCTTAAGTAGGTCTATCAATGGATTCAGATTATCTTCgagttttccttttattttttggtcataATAATTTCGAACCTGGAGCTATCTGTAAAAATCTTGACTTTCTAGAAGAAACTTTTTCTTCAGTAGTTGAATGTTTCAGATTTCATCTTTCTCAATAATGGTGCAAAAAGAAGTAATTCCCTTATTTGCCCACAACTGAAATCTGTTATCCAACCTGTTTGGAGTGAATTCTGAATCATAAGCAAGccatttcaaaactgcattccAACAAATTAAATTCTTTTTGGCAGATGCTTTCTAACCCAAAGATACTGACCAAAGCTGAAAGCAGAAGAGATTTGTTTTGAAATACTGTAGTTTCAGCAAAGACACTCAAGATAAACCGTGAACCAAAAGCCAAAGAGAAAAGATGAgttttgatatataattttaataatattgattTTTGGATGCAATGTAAAGCCTGATGAATGTTAACCGTCAGCAGGGCGTTGACAGAAATAACTCTGTGTGTTGATGgaggctgaaaaaaaaaattgattaaacTGTTTGAATTTGTAAAGATAAGgaatatactgtaaattattAAAGACTCTTAATACTCACACTGGACGTCCAGCAGCACTGATGTGTTCTGAGTGCCGTGTTTGTTCTCAGCTCTACAGTAGTATCGTCCTCTGTGTGTCGGGTCAGTGTTGTTGATGATCAGGTTTGGTCCGGTCTGAACTGGATTCAGGAGTTCTTCAGTGTCTCTGTACCAGGTGTAGTTCACTGCTGGGTTTGCATCACTGCTGCAGCTCAGAGTCACTGAACGACCCTCCAGAACTAAACCAGCTGGGTTTATCCTCACTGATGTGTTTTTAGGAGCATCTGATGGAGGAAAGAATCATTCAGGTGATTACTTTATGATTTACAGCACTAATTATAGTTGATCACTCAGCAGAGATTGATATAATTCCTGTCTTACACTGAACTTGTATCATTTGGGACTCTTGTGTTGTGATCTTCTTCTGTAGCTGGTGTGTTGCAGAGCAGGTGAAAGTGACTCCGTGATGACGGTGAGAAACAGTGAAGTTCAGATCAGAGATGAGCTCAGTTTGGTTCTGATACTGCCGTCCTGTGACGTTCTCATTGAGAGACGAGCTCCATGTGAGAGACGGTGGACGAGACGGACAGAAGATCTTAGTAGAGCAGCGCAGACTCACTGAACTTCCCTCCATCACCTGCACCGTCTCCATCACCTCCTGCTGATCCTTAAAGACTCTCACTGTGGGTTTGGGTGGAGATCCTGAAACACATAGAGACGCAGTCAAATATTAAAAGATCTTATGGATCATTGTATCCAATAATGAGGGTACATATTGTACAGTAGtagatttaatttgaatttgagtCGAGTCACACTATAGAAGCAGCATGAACAATATGACACTCACCTAAGACGGCAACTTGGAAGGGTGGATTTGGTTTGAAGCTAAACTTCATTCTGTCATCTTCAAGTCTGAAATAATATGACCCATCATGACTCTGATTGACGTCATCGAAGCGTGTGCTGCAGTTTTTCTGTGTAGTAGTGCCGAATAtttctcctttaaatgtttcaGTGTTGGGGCTGCTGGAGTCAAACACTTTAATTGCAGGGTTTCCTTCTTTAAACCACATTCTCTTTGCTCTGTCAGTGAGGAAACGTTCATATTGTTGATCAATATCAAATGTGCAGGGTATGAAAACGCAGGATCCTTTTACAAATTCTACTGTCTGCGGCAGACTGATACTGAAGCCACAAAAAACACCTAAAATGCAAACGAAAGTAAGTAACAATACAAAGTTAATATGCAggaccaacctgatctcacagaattctgtgtaatgttcacggacttaattaaccctgaatctgtggtggcatcacggaatcgccgaaaattccgtgatgtgctcacagaaggcatcagccgtggtccatgcacggattcactggttcaacaccagcgctgcatcggaccacgtaaaaagagtgactccgatgcagttatactttcactggagtacctgaccccacccctaccctaaaactacccagttctgaacaataatgatgacgatacattcataggcgtaaatcccgggggggacaggaccccccctatctgaggcttgtcccccctaaaaatatcattacaagtgactctgtgtattgaaaataatataatggacatatacttaaaataattgtgtgattagtaaaacaaaataaacgcaaaaaaacgttttaaattcagaaatgttttgattcccccctccctttcctcacagtggtttggtccactgcctgctttccttctttaccgatacacacacacacgagtccggcaggagagagcaagttagttatgtgtaagtaggctgtcaaggctattttattctctttaaactttgagtgaaatgattctttatctttaatacagatgatgctggatcattaataaattagtcatgacaaaaaaattatgacatccgatgtattttctatgagcgattataagtTTGACAAGCTTAATATcatagcttgtcacccactacaactaacatggcgataagcctgtgtgtgaactgataggctaatattgtagacctatgtGTTGGGTTTGGTTCactatgatgttaagtggcagatcagtgggtttaatgcggttgaattaatgcgaaagagaccaaacctaaaatactatggatgatgcaaaataataattataatatgaccgcgtggtgaaccatgaactcatatttatacacggtctccatgctatgtacacacGCTGTGTACACACATCTATCCTTGCAAGTagaattttggctgtattatttgtgtccccttcaaaaattgctcttgagaaattttacgtttattgtccccccctactgtcagattaaatttacgcccctggatacatttcccagtatcgcgtcggcatattgatgctaagggtttccgtgcgtggagcacggctgatgcctgtcactgacttacattggtatcacttctgtgagcccatcacggaattgtttctgtgagcccatcacggaattttcggcgattccgtgatgccaccacagattcggaggttaattaagtccgtgaacattacacggagttctgtgagatcatgttggcaGGACAAACTTCTGCAGCACGTGTTGGTCATGAAAGTGCTTTCATAATAATTCAGCTTGTTAAAAAGAGGAATAATCTGTAAGAATGAAACCTTGTATCAGAGATCCAGTGAGGAGGAACGTCACCAATGTTTCCATCATTTACTTTTACCTTATAGCAGAATATGAAAAGAAGTTTTATAGAAttaatatatagagagagaaagagagagagaagtaaCAATAAATTCTTTCCCTTTTGTGACTCTGCATGAATTTATAGCTCTTATGTTGgtataaacacttttatttCTAGATATGCtaaagattaataataataataataataataataataataaatgtttcaaacTTTAACGTTTCAAAATCTCAAAACTACGGGAGTAAGTTTTACTGTGTTGTGTGTAAATGACTTACCAGAGAAGAGAGAAGACGACAGAAATCCTCTCAGAGCTCGAGCTGATGCTGCTGCACTGAATGGAGGAAGAACTGTGTGTGAAAACTACACGGTTTAACATGTATTAGTGTTTTTATCACTTCCCTTTAGTCAGAACTCGGTGACAGTAGCCTGACTGAGAAATCCATGCAAGTCTGTATGAACCTTACTGAAAATTCAacacatttctttatatttaggCAACTTGAAAACATTCATTGTGCTGTGAGATCCAGGGTTTTTGGTGATATGGAAATAATTCTCAACTCTCAGTATTCAGTGTTGAATCATATTTAAAACACCATGCTAAGACTCTTAAGATGTACAGGAGATGAGGaaacatttgcatttgatttattctCAAATATTGTATTACAGGCTGGTAATTCTTCACATGCTCTGTATTGTTTCACAGTTTCCATTAAATATGGAGCGAGGGAAATTGAAGATTAAATAGTCCATTGGCagatgctttctttttttttctattttatttttgtttattgtgaACAGTCATTTGAGTACAATCATATAGCATATTTCAAGACACATTTAATGCTCAATGCAACCATAAAGTGTCTTTACAATGTGTAGATATGTACAATTAACtaatatgttttaattataaattatacccAAATTTTGTTAAATTGTTTCAGAGTATAACCTGTTTTCTGTTGACCTCcattatgtatatactgtagataTTAAACAGAGTACATGCATATTcgcaaacatatatatatatatatatatatatatatatactgtatacatgtacatatatacacaagtatgtgttatatacattatatacaaaATCAGACCTTCTTTCTGATACATATTCAACCCATTTTCCCAGAAACACGTCCTTCTTTAAATTAACCAAAAAAGTGACCATCATATAAATCTTTATGGTAACATGTAAAGTTGGTCTctcttgttttaatcatttacGTGTGATTGCTTTCTTACTGTCTGCCAAAAGCACACCCATCAGGTATTTATTATCTACTGTTATACTATATctgttatatttattatctACTGTTATACTATACTATATCACGCAGCCAAAATACAGCAATTTGCTTTCTAGAGGTATGTctcttataaaaatatattcatgagCCTCTTGTGTTTCTTTCTAGTATTCTTGAATATGTATACATTTCCAAAATATGATAATGGTTTGCTTCATTACATGCACAGTTTCGCCAACATTTTGGAGAGTTACTACTGTATTTGGTCGTTTGTACCGGTGTTTTAAAATATCTACTAATGTTTTTCCAACAGTATTCCTTCCAATTTAATGAACTGGTTGATTTTCATTGAAATGTCCATATATTTGACCACTCTTCATCAGTAAAGATTATTTCATCCATTTCTCTTTGGTATAAGTTGTAGAGTGTGCTTTTCAAACTGTTGTATAGCAGAGAAACGATCCTATATCTAACACCTGATGTGTGTGCCTTAAGTCTATCAATGGATTCAGATTATCCTTTTTCAGGATTCAggttttcctttctttttgtGGTCATAATAATTTCGAACCTGGAGCTATCTGTACAAATCTTGATTTTCTAGTAGAAACTTTTTCTTCAGTAGTTGAATGTTTCAGATTTCATCTTTCTCAATAATGGTGCAAAAAGAAATAATTCCCTTATTTGCCCACAACTGAAATCTGTTATCCAACCTGTTTGGGGTGAAATCTGAATCATAAGCAAGCCATTTCAAAACTGTACTGCATTCCAACAAATTAAATTCTTTTTGACAGATGCTTTCTAACCCAAAGATACTGACCAAAGCTGAAAGCAGAAGAGATTTGTTTTGAAATACTGTAGTTTCAGCAAAACAAGCTGCTCACGTGGTGAACTTGTACTTAG
The sequence above is drawn from the Onychostoma macrolepis isolate SWU-2019 chromosome 04, ASM1243209v1, whole genome shotgun sequence genome and encodes:
- the LOC131539199 gene encoding B-cell receptor CD22-like: MMETLVTFLLTGSLIQGVFCGFILNLPQTVEAVKGSCVFIPCTFDIDQQYERFLTDRAKRIWFKEGNPAIKVFDSSSPNTGPFKGEIFGTATQKNCSTRFDDVNQSHDGSYYFRLEDDGVKFSFKPNPPFQVAVLGSPPKPTVRVFKDQQEVMETVEVMEGSSVSLRCSTKIFCPSRPPSLTWSSSLNENVTGRQYQNQTELISDLNFTVSHRHHGVTFNCSSTHQLQKKITTQESQMIQVQYAPKNTSVRINPAGLVLEGRSVTLSCSSDANPAVNYTWYRDTEELLNPVQTGANLTINNTDPAHRGRYYCRAENKHGTQNTSVLLDVQYAPKNTSLSVFPSSSVMEGKPVALNCRTDANPAVNYTWYRETGSQIEFLQTGYNHTYIVTNPTHGAWYSCNAQNQHGQRNATIQLDVQSAPKISSSCSRNSVIACVCEAHGNPCPTLEWRLSGHVLANSTETSIREETLGSTGVKSVLTTRQSLTDTDVLQCFSSNTYGRASQQFQTFPSTQETSFHHPSVLLGAAVGASVMMIVCIVMLCCERKRKEKPSETRQDDTSGLILTQTAVALDDDGQFVYGNKGMLSSTAPSSPESLHYSSIDFTNTEPPSGEITGIASLTSEYATVRHRPAGATDTENNTSTSETEPKKQDVTAEITDTSSPASEDVIYENTSHRYRQKEPLISADDAEKQD
- the LOC131539173 gene encoding sialic acid-binding Ig-like lectin 14 translates to MWFKEGNPAIKVFDSSSPNTETFKGEIFGTTTQKNCSTRFDDVNQSHDGSYYFRLEDDRMKFSFKPNPPFQVAVLGSPPKPTVRVFKDQQEVMETVQVMEGSSVSLRCSTKIFCPSRPPSLTWSSSLNENVTGRQYQNQTELISDLNFTVSHRHHGVTFTCSATHQLQKKITTQESQMIQVQYAPKNTSVRINPAGLVLEGRSVTLSCSSDANPAVNYTWYRDTEELLNPVQTGPNLIINNTDPTHRGRYYCRAENKHGTQNTSVLLDVQSSINTQSYFCQRPADG